One Hypanus sabinus isolate sHypSab1 chromosome 4, sHypSab1.hap1, whole genome shotgun sequence genomic region harbors:
- the LOC132392210 gene encoding pro-glucagon-like isoform X2: MKGFACVAALLLLMLVQNSCQKPMHGTEEISSTLQTSEKQLDTSNSLQDVKRHSEGTFTSDYSKYMDNRRAKDFVQWLMKAKRNGDKRKRHAEGTYTSDVDSLSDYFKAKRFVDSLAGYGKHQNGGISKRSIESTFSEESYKNDLDSFLEVKAAKDFIDWLMKGRGRREYPEDGKENLNGVISEDLDRRHADGTFTSEISVVLDTMAAKEFLNWLLKSNPIQSRDSEIEFFSEFK, encoded by the exons ATGAAAGGCTTTGCCTGTGTCGCTGCCCTGCTGCTTTTGATGCTGGTACAAAATAGTTGCCAAAAGCCGATGCACGGCACAGAAGAAATATCAAG tacattgcagacATCAGAAAAACAACTGGATACGTCCAATTCACTGCAGGATGTGAAACGCCATTCTGAAGGCACTTTTACCAgtgattacagtaaatatatggaCAACAGACGAGCAAAAGATTTTGTACAATGGCTGATGAAGGCAAAACGAAATGG TGACAAAAGAAAGAGACATGCGGAAGGAACTTACACAAGTGATGTAGATTCACTTTCCGACTACTTCAAAGCAAAGCGCTTTGTAGATTCACTTGCAGGTTATGGAAAGCACCAAAATGG GGGCATTTCCAAGAGAAGCATTGAATCTACCTTCTCAGAAGAAAGTTACAAGAATGACTTGGATTCTTTCCTGGAGGTGAAGGCTGCAAAGGACTTTATTGACTGGCTAATGAAGGGACGTGGCAGAAGGGA ATATCCAGAAGATGGTAAAGAAAATTTGAATGGAGTGATTTCTGAGGACTTGGACAGAAGGCATGCTGATGGAACCTTCACTAGTGAAATTAGTGTTGTCTTGGATACCATGGCTGCCAAGGAGTTTTTGAACTGGCTTTTAAAGTCCAATCCCATCCAGTCAAG GGACTCCGAAATCGAATTTTTCAGCGAGTTCAAGTAA
- the LOC132392210 gene encoding pro-glucagon-like isoform X1 produces the protein MKGFACVAALLLLMLVQNSCQKPMHGTEEISSSTLQTSEKQLDTSNSLQDVKRHSEGTFTSDYSKYMDNRRAKDFVQWLMKAKRNGDKRKRHAEGTYTSDVDSLSDYFKAKRFVDSLAGYGKHQNGGISKRSIESTFSEESYKNDLDSFLEVKAAKDFIDWLMKGRGRREYPEDGKENLNGVISEDLDRRHADGTFTSEISVVLDTMAAKEFLNWLLKSNPIQSRDSEIEFFSEFK, from the exons ATGAAAGGCTTTGCCTGTGTCGCTGCCCTGCTGCTTTTGATGCTGGTACAAAATAGTTGCCAAAAGCCGATGCACGGCACAGAAGAAATATCAAG cagtacattgcagacATCAGAAAAACAACTGGATACGTCCAATTCACTGCAGGATGTGAAACGCCATTCTGAAGGCACTTTTACCAgtgattacagtaaatatatggaCAACAGACGAGCAAAAGATTTTGTACAATGGCTGATGAAGGCAAAACGAAATGG TGACAAAAGAAAGAGACATGCGGAAGGAACTTACACAAGTGATGTAGATTCACTTTCCGACTACTTCAAAGCAAAGCGCTTTGTAGATTCACTTGCAGGTTATGGAAAGCACCAAAATGG GGGCATTTCCAAGAGAAGCATTGAATCTACCTTCTCAGAAGAAAGTTACAAGAATGACTTGGATTCTTTCCTGGAGGTGAAGGCTGCAAAGGACTTTATTGACTGGCTAATGAAGGGACGTGGCAGAAGGGA ATATCCAGAAGATGGTAAAGAAAATTTGAATGGAGTGATTTCTGAGGACTTGGACAGAAGGCATGCTGATGGAACCTTCACTAGTGAAATTAGTGTTGTCTTGGATACCATGGCTGCCAAGGAGTTTTTGAACTGGCTTTTAAAGTCCAATCCCATCCAGTCAAG GGACTCCGAAATCGAATTTTTCAGCGAGTTCAAGTAA
- the LOC132392210 gene encoding pro-glucagon-like isoform X3, which yields MKGFACVAALLLLMLVQNSCQKPMHGTEEISSSTLQTSEKQLDTSNSLQDVKRHSEGTFTSDYSKYMDNRRAKDFVQWLMKAKRNGDKRKRHAEGTYTSDVDSLSDYFKAKRFVDSLAGYGKHQNGGISKRSIESTFSEESYKNDLDSFLEVKAAKDFIDWLMKGRGRREYPEDGKENLNGVISEDLDRRHADGTFTSEISVVLDTMAAKEFLNWLLKSNPIQSR from the exons ATGAAAGGCTTTGCCTGTGTCGCTGCCCTGCTGCTTTTGATGCTGGTACAAAATAGTTGCCAAAAGCCGATGCACGGCACAGAAGAAATATCAAG cagtacattgcagacATCAGAAAAACAACTGGATACGTCCAATTCACTGCAGGATGTGAAACGCCATTCTGAAGGCACTTTTACCAgtgattacagtaaatatatggaCAACAGACGAGCAAAAGATTTTGTACAATGGCTGATGAAGGCAAAACGAAATGG TGACAAAAGAAAGAGACATGCGGAAGGAACTTACACAAGTGATGTAGATTCACTTTCCGACTACTTCAAAGCAAAGCGCTTTGTAGATTCACTTGCAGGTTATGGAAAGCACCAAAATGG GGGCATTTCCAAGAGAAGCATTGAATCTACCTTCTCAGAAGAAAGTTACAAGAATGACTTGGATTCTTTCCTGGAGGTGAAGGCTGCAAAGGACTTTATTGACTGGCTAATGAAGGGACGTGGCAGAAGGGA ATATCCAGAAGATGGTAAAGAAAATTTGAATGGAGTGATTTCTGAGGACTTGGACAGAAGGCATGCTGATGGAACCTTCACTAGTGAAATTAGTGTTGTCTTGGATACCATGGCTGCCAAGGAGTTTTTGAACTGGCTTTTAAAGTCCAATCCCATCCAGTCAAGGTAA